A genomic window from Cytobacillus suaedae includes:
- a CDS encoding type II toxin-antitoxin system RelE/ParE family toxin: MNYLRVLKSSFKKNDRVTRERIINVIHALTENPFSYPGMIKLSGFDDTYRVRVGKSRLIYQVYDEKLLIFIQDIDSHGDIYKHI; this comes from the coding sequence TTGAATTATCTAAGAGTTCTAAAAAGTTCCTTCAAAAAAAACGATAGGGTAACAAGAGAAAGGATAATTAACGTTATACATGCTCTAACTGAAAATCCTTTTTCCTATCCAGGAATGATTAAACTATCTGGTTTTGATGATACTTATAGGGTTAGAGTAGGTAAATCTAGGTTGATTTATCAGGTTTATGATGAAAAGTTATTAATCTTTATTCAGGATATAGATAGCCATGGTGATATCTATAAACACATTTAG
- a CDS encoding GDSL family lipase: MKTNTVKVITSISVIATIVLIVGLVWTIKDQLFYSAETSDKPIQESPLETIDKQDTLSIVALGDSLTRGTGDSSGKGYIGYLVDQLREKSDKEIQLTNLAIRGYTSEQLVELIEQSEIQRQIRQADIIIMTIGGNDLFQRGEALIDFNTEQNNISKSAYLKNLESTFTSIRNLNSEAVVFHVGLYNPFQNLENANLTSEVVREWNYDSAEVAAKFNQIIQVPTYDLFQLNVEAYLFNDKFHPNEKGYRLIAERVASLTVFSEEGETENE, translated from the coding sequence ATGAAAACAAATACGGTGAAAGTGATAACCTCCATTTCAGTAATTGCAACTATTGTTTTGATTGTTGGTTTAGTTTGGACAATCAAAGACCAGCTCTTTTATTCAGCAGAAACATCAGATAAACCCATTCAAGAATCTCCGCTTGAAACGATTGATAAGCAAGATACCTTAAGCATCGTTGCCCTTGGTGATTCCTTAACCCGTGGCACAGGTGATTCGTCAGGTAAAGGCTATATCGGGTACTTGGTTGATCAGCTAAGGGAGAAGTCAGATAAAGAAATACAACTAACCAATTTAGCGATTCGAGGCTATACATCAGAGCAACTAGTAGAATTAATCGAGCAGTCAGAAATTCAAAGGCAGATCAGGCAGGCTGATATTATTATCATGACCATTGGCGGGAATGATTTATTTCAACGAGGAGAGGCACTTATCGACTTTAATACTGAACAAAACAACATAAGTAAATCAGCTTACTTAAAAAATCTTGAGTCCACCTTTACAAGTATAAGGAACCTAAATTCAGAGGCTGTCGTATTTCATGTTGGCTTATATAATCCTTTTCAAAATCTAGAAAATGCTAATTTAACATCCGAAGTTGTTCGAGAGTGGAATTACGATTCTGCAGAGGTGGCCGCAAAGTTTAATCAAATAATTCAAGTTCCGACTTATGACTTGTTTCAATTAAACGTAGAAGCCTATCTTTTTAATGATAAATTTCATCCAAATGAAAAGGGATATCGATTAATTGCTGAACGAGTGGCCTCACTTACCGTTTTCAGTGAGGAAGGAGAAACAGAGAATGAGTAG
- a CDS encoding amidohydrolase family protein: MKIIDAHIHYSDIKSFHQTATDISKVDYSFEGIQKEFAENNVVLGIAMGVTETAGEGFPDSASSSPMGIDLTPDIPKNIVYCAGINPFKLDEAALAQLEKDVQKPECVGIKIYLGYYPYYAYDDVYEPVYAIAKKYNVPVVYHTGDTYSERGRLRFSHPLAIDEVAVKHREMTIMMAHFGDPWVLDGAEVVYKNSNVYADLSGLVVGADGDIKRLQDTRFFDHLLHALTFTNNYEKFLFGTDWPLTPIKPYIEFIKDIIPEEYHEDVFYNTALKVFPKIKAFL; the protein is encoded by the coding sequence ATGAAAATAATTGACGCGCATATTCACTATTCGGATATTAAAAGTTTTCACCAAACAGCTACTGACATATCGAAAGTAGATTATTCGTTTGAGGGCATTCAAAAGGAGTTTGCGGAGAATAATGTCGTTTTAGGTATTGCGATGGGTGTTACTGAGACAGCTGGGGAAGGTTTTCCTGACTCGGCTTCCTCTTCTCCTATGGGTATTGATTTAACACCTGACATTCCAAAAAACATTGTGTATTGTGCCGGAATTAATCCATTTAAATTAGATGAGGCAGCCCTAGCACAATTGGAAAAAGATGTTCAAAAGCCGGAATGTGTCGGCATTAAAATTTACTTAGGGTATTATCCTTATTATGCTTATGATGATGTGTATGAACCTGTTTATGCGATTGCTAAGAAATACAATGTGCCAGTTGTTTATCATACAGGCGATACATACTCAGAACGGGGGAGACTTCGTTTCTCGCATCCACTAGCAATCGATGAAGTAGCGGTAAAGCACAGAGAGATGACGATCATGATGGCTCATTTTGGGGACCCATGGGTACTTGATGGGGCAGAGGTTGTTTACAAAAATTCAAATGTCTACGCGGATCTTTCTGGACTTGTTGTTGGAGCAGATGGAGACATCAAACGTTTACAGGACACTAGATTCTTTGATCATCTATTGCATGCCTTAACGTTTACTAATAACTATGAGAAATTCCTATTTGGAACCGATTGGCCACTAACCCCAATTAAACCATACATCGAATTTATCAAAGACATCATTCCAGAAGAATACCATGAAGACGTATTCTACAACACGGCATTAAAAGTGTTTCCTAAAATCAAAGCATTTTTATAG
- a CDS encoding sensor histidine kinase, translating into MQLTFLVLFFSLSFIFIGLFLFSYRSRKLPYLLYFGLFMITISINLLGIWNLQANLPFPSLLKYLSFGAGTFFLLFYEQIFGQGYKKIHQRLWQLHLLCWIMIVLTSFLSLVPLEEVQLPYSILNISTILYVAIVTIAKAQSGNREAKIFTFGLLGLIVTLLFDLSFTIKIANYASSQTTTWGLLLFTGCLTVILLNRFIKKGADFIFEPLTFVHDPIELKMKADSLVLHTIKNEIHRLLYLNERNKRLLSSMDQSLSTPLEKNYNLMDEALHHMNDMILAVKRTDDVELHLQNVSINNVILEAIRTFRTGLNTSIEFELNLIDSITIEVDPLHLKECITNLVSNSVEAIEHSHGKIRIDLYQRNHEAILEITDNGKGIHQDQLLDVITPLFTTKKSTTHFGVGLYYVYFVINKHGGSLSIPYSQVGKGTTFRIQLPINRKMKQFWSVKASGKNKSHAG; encoded by the coding sequence ATGCAACTTACTTTTTTGGTTTTGTTCTTTTCTTTAAGTTTTATTTTCATCGGTTTGTTTCTTTTTTCATACCGAAGTAGGAAGCTTCCGTATCTGCTGTATTTTGGTTTATTTATGATAACGATTTCGATTAATCTTCTTGGTATTTGGAATTTACAGGCGAATTTGCCGTTTCCCTCTTTACTTAAGTACCTGTCGTTTGGTGCCGGCACATTTTTCTTATTATTTTATGAACAAATCTTTGGTCAGGGCTATAAGAAAATTCATCAACGTTTATGGCAGCTTCATCTATTATGCTGGATCATGATTGTTTTGACGTCCTTCCTTTCACTTGTTCCGCTTGAAGAGGTTCAACTTCCGTATAGCATACTTAACATTAGTACGATTCTTTACGTAGCAATTGTGACCATCGCAAAAGCTCAATCTGGAAATAGAGAAGCAAAGATTTTTACGTTTGGGCTTCTTGGTCTGATAGTAACCTTACTTTTTGATCTTTCATTCACTATTAAAATAGCAAATTATGCTTCATCGCAAACAACCACCTGGGGGCTATTACTATTTACAGGTTGTTTAACAGTGATCTTATTAAATCGTTTTATAAAAAAGGGAGCGGATTTCATTTTTGAGCCACTTACCTTTGTTCACGATCCGATTGAGTTAAAAATGAAAGCAGATTCACTTGTCTTACATACCATTAAAAATGAAATTCATAGATTGTTATATTTAAATGAACGAAATAAAAGACTACTTTCATCGATGGATCAATCTCTCAGTACCCCTTTAGAGAAAAACTATAATTTGATGGACGAAGCACTACATCATATGAACGATATGATCCTCGCGGTAAAAAGAACAGATGATGTTGAGCTACACCTTCAAAACGTCTCCATAAACAATGTTATTTTAGAAGCAATAAGAACGTTTCGAACAGGATTAAATACATCAATTGAGTTTGAACTGAATCTAATAGATTCTATTACTATAGAAGTCGATCCCCTACATCTAAAGGAATGCATCACCAATTTAGTATCAAATAGTGTGGAAGCAATTGAACATTCACATGGGAAAATACGAATTGATCTTTATCAAAGAAATCATGAAGCGATACTTGAAATAACAGACAACGGAAAAGGAATTCACCAGGACCAACTATTGGATGTGATTACGCCGTTATTCACGACTAAAAAATCGACTACCCATTTTGGAGTAGGTCTTTATTATGTTTATTTTGTTATCAATAAACACGGCGGGTCGCTTTCGATTCCCTATTCACAAGTTGGAAAAGGGACAACCTTTCGGATTCAACTACCGATAAACAGAAAGATGAAACAGTTTTGGAGCGTGAAGGCTAGTGGGAAAAATAAAAGTCATGCTGGTTGA
- a CDS encoding DEAD/DEAH box helicase — MSERNFEEYKLSEEIRRALTVLKYETPTEVQQEVIPKALLNQDLVVKSQTGSGKTAAFGIPLCEMVEWEVKKPQALILTPTRELAVQVREDITNIGRFKRIKAMAVYGKEPFTKQKEELKQKNHVVVGTPGRVMDHIDRGTLQLDQVKYLIIDEADEMLNMGFIDDVETIIKEIPTDRVTMVFSATLPKDVENLCHKYMKDPINIEIESTGVTTNTIDHQLIEAKAEGKLALLKDVTVVENPDSCIIFCNTKEHVDNVFTELEESNYACEKLHGGLEQVDRFAVMDGFKMGNFRYLVATDVAARGIDVDNVTLVINYDVPMEKESYVHRTGRTGRAGNKGKAITLATSYEEKYVKAIERYIGFEIPKIDPPTKEEVSRGKADFEEKIGGRRVVKNNKTARINQDIMKLHFSGGKKKKIRALDLVGTISNIPGVTAEDIGIITVQDAMSYVDILNGKGSLVLQAMETTTVKGKKLKVSKANK, encoded by the coding sequence ATGAGCGAACGGAATTTTGAAGAGTACAAGTTAAGTGAAGAAATAAGAAGAGCTCTTACTGTGTTAAAGTACGAAACACCAACAGAGGTTCAGCAAGAGGTTATACCTAAGGCGTTATTAAATCAAGATCTTGTCGTTAAGTCTCAAACGGGAAGTGGAAAAACAGCAGCGTTTGGAATTCCTCTTTGTGAAATGGTGGAATGGGAAGTGAAAAAGCCACAGGCTTTAATTCTTACTCCTACAAGAGAGCTTGCGGTTCAAGTTCGAGAGGATATTACGAACATTGGTAGATTTAAACGCATTAAAGCGATGGCAGTCTACGGAAAAGAACCTTTTACGAAACAAAAAGAAGAATTAAAACAGAAAAACCATGTTGTTGTTGGTACCCCTGGTCGTGTAATGGATCATATCGATAGAGGAACGCTTCAACTAGACCAAGTAAAGTATTTAATAATTGATGAAGCAGATGAAATGCTAAATATGGGGTTCATCGACGATGTGGAAACGATTATTAAGGAAATACCAACCGACAGGGTGACGATGGTGTTTTCTGCTACATTACCAAAGGATGTTGAAAATCTTTGCCACAAATATATGAAAGATCCAATCAATATTGAGATTGAATCGACTGGAGTCACAACTAATACCATAGACCATCAATTAATTGAAGCGAAAGCTGAAGGTAAGCTTGCATTACTTAAAGATGTTACAGTTGTTGAAAATCCAGATAGCTGTATTATTTTTTGTAACACAAAAGAACATGTTGATAATGTGTTTACTGAACTAGAAGAGTCTAACTATGCTTGTGAAAAGCTTCATGGTGGATTAGAACAAGTCGATCGATTTGCGGTAATGGATGGTTTTAAAATGGGGAATTTCCGTTACCTGGTTGCAACAGATGTAGCAGCTAGAGGAATAGATGTTGATAATGTGACACTAGTTATCAACTATGATGTTCCAATGGAAAAAGAGAGCTATGTTCACAGAACAGGTAGAACAGGACGTGCGGGAAATAAAGGAAAAGCAATTACCCTTGCGACTTCATATGAAGAGAAATACGTTAAAGCGATAGAACGATATATTGGTTTTGAAATACCGAAAATAGATCCTCCTACAAAAGAAGAAGTGTCTAGAGGTAAAGCTGATTTCGAAGAGAAAATCGGTGGCAGACGTGTTGTGAAAAATAATAAAACAGCACGAATCAATCAGGATATTATGAAGCTTCATTTTAGTGGTGGTAAAAAGAAGAAGATTCGCGCATTGGATCTTGTTGGTACCATTTCAAACATTCCAGGTGTAACAGCAGAAGATATTGGAATTATCACCGTTCAGGACGCTATGTCTTATGTTGATATTCTAAATGGAAAAGGCTCATTAGTTCTGCAAGCGATGGAAACGACAACGGTTAAAGGGAAGAAGCTGAAAGTTAGTAAGGCTAATAAGTAA
- a CDS encoding ABC transporter ATP-binding protein — MSSDGRVKTLVVEDLRKTIGKKEIIKGLSFDLNEGEVFGFLGPNGSGKTTTIRMLVGLIKPTSGTISICGHNLQRQFQEAISNIGCIVENPELYPYLSGYENLEHFVRMVPEIPQSRIAEVVELVGLQNRIHDRVSTYSLGMRQRLGIAQALLGKPKVLILDEPTNGLDPVGIREMREFIDFLAKKEGLSILVSSHLLSEIQLMCDRVAIISKGEIIRVDAVHSLLSNKERLLWRASPMDQAKALLAEETTVVSEEDGLLVTFYDQEKVSLWNQKLVQAGVKVSEIQTKFPTLEDLFIELTGGETID, encoded by the coding sequence ATGAGTAGTGATGGTAGAGTGAAGACACTTGTCGTTGAAGATCTTCGAAAAACGATAGGAAAAAAGGAAATTATTAAAGGACTATCGTTCGATCTTAATGAAGGTGAAGTGTTTGGGTTTTTAGGTCCGAACGGTTCTGGTAAAACAACAACGATTCGAATGCTCGTAGGTTTAATTAAACCTACTTCAGGAACGATATCGATTTGTGGTCATAATTTGCAACGACAGTTTCAGGAAGCGATTAGCAATATTGGCTGTATTGTTGAAAATCCAGAGTTGTATCCTTACTTAAGTGGATATGAGAACTTAGAGCATTTTGTTCGAATGGTTCCTGAGATTCCACAAAGTCGTATTGCTGAAGTAGTCGAGCTTGTGGGACTACAAAACAGAATTCATGATCGAGTTAGTACGTATTCTTTAGGTATGAGGCAACGACTTGGAATCGCTCAAGCCTTATTAGGAAAGCCCAAAGTTCTTATTTTAGATGAACCAACAAATGGACTTGATCCCGTAGGCATAAGGGAAATGCGAGAGTTTATTGATTTTTTAGCTAAAAAAGAAGGGCTTAGTATTCTGGTATCCTCCCATCTACTTAGTGAGATTCAATTAATGTGTGATCGGGTTGCTATCATATCGAAAGGTGAGATTATACGTGTAGATGCTGTTCATAGTTTACTTTCTAATAAAGAGAGACTACTATGGAGAGCCAGTCCAATGGATCAGGCCAAGGCACTTTTAGCTGAAGAAACGACAGTTGTTAGTGAGGAAGATGGACTATTAGTCACTTTTTATGATCAAGAAAAGGTATCACTATGGAATCAAAAATTAGTACAAGCCGGAGTAAAGGTAAGTGAAATTCAAACAAAGTTTCCGACTCTTGAAGACTTATTTATCGAGCTAACAGGAGGGGAAACGATTGATTAA
- a CDS encoding winged helix-turn-helix transcriptional regulator — translation MTYKVEIEFEPIYELVSSLSVFVTQKANYDLDKKWFKNVENRIQPELGELLKDQETLHLIGYLLLLIKKSPYKKSLQEFLSWFKGLSIGEIYELLYMYFREDPLKDLEFFRNFYVTLLPLWDEVYKVDDDVNNYLMSIANEKLSQKANIPPEEMVEECSNGIYIEPSEEISEIILIPTYHLSPQNRIYGFKNTAIIQFSIDIPKGREHEVPLVLLRKTKALADEKRLRILQILATEPKTFTQLVELTNLSKSNLHYHLVLLRSAGLIKITSFMFTQKPDLYEVRPNVLNTHKEDLVAYIYSELHI, via the coding sequence ATGACTTATAAAGTAGAAATTGAATTTGAGCCTATTTACGAACTAGTCTCTAGTTTATCTGTATTTGTAACTCAAAAGGCAAATTATGATTTGGATAAAAAGTGGTTTAAAAATGTGGAGAATCGTATACAACCCGAATTGGGAGAATTGTTGAAGGACCAAGAAACATTACATCTTATAGGATATTTGCTACTTCTTATTAAGAAAAGTCCATATAAGAAATCATTACAAGAATTCCTCTCATGGTTTAAAGGACTTTCTATTGGTGAAATTTATGAGTTGCTATATATGTATTTTAGAGAGGATCCATTGAAGGATCTTGAATTTTTCAGAAACTTTTACGTAACCTTATTACCATTATGGGACGAGGTTTATAAAGTAGATGATGATGTAAATAATTACTTAATGAGTATCGCGAATGAAAAGTTATCACAAAAAGCCAATATACCACCTGAAGAAATGGTTGAAGAGTGCTCCAATGGAATTTATATAGAGCCGAGTGAAGAAATCTCAGAAATTATTTTAATCCCTACCTACCATCTGTCTCCTCAAAACAGGATTTATGGTTTTAAAAACACTGCTATAATCCAATTCTCTATTGATATCCCTAAGGGAAGAGAACATGAAGTACCATTAGTCCTTTTAAGAAAGACGAAAGCCCTAGCTGACGAAAAGCGGCTGAGAATATTGCAAATTCTAGCTACTGAACCTAAAACCTTTACACAACTAGTTGAATTAACCAATCTCTCAAAAAGTAACTTACACTATCATTTAGTCCTTCTGCGCTCTGCTGGCTTAATCAAGATTACTAGCTTTATGTTTACTCAGAAGCCAGACCTTTACGAGGTGCGACCGAACGTCTTAAATACACATAAAGAAGACTTAGTAGCATACATCTATTCGGAGCTACACATTTAA
- a CDS encoding S41 family peptidase, which translates to MQKTNGQNLDQVVKNEVISELVTRLNNDYVFPEVAVEIEKLLLHKFATGAYDLFNTEDEFAKELTEDLQAISKDKHLRVMFESEDKRVAAENNVGEFERRAKIHNYGFYKIERLQGNIGYIDLRNFYHPTQAGETAVHAMNLIKDTEVLIFDLRKNGGGSPEMIALISSYLFDEKVHLNSFYFRPTDTTSESWTDPEVQGSHYSNKPVYILTSNYTFSAAEEFTYNLKNLNRATVVGEITGGGAHPGGIQPITNYFEAFIPTGRAINPITNTNWEGTGVDPHILMDKEEAYEYAYKKTLEYVKAKYNDVPGYSFLLKEIEQVL; encoded by the coding sequence ATGCAAAAAACAAATGGGCAAAATCTTGATCAAGTCGTTAAAAACGAAGTCATTTCAGAATTAGTTACACGGTTAAATAATGATTATGTTTTTCCAGAGGTTGCTGTAGAAATTGAAAAACTGCTTTTACACAAATTTGCTACAGGGGCATATGATTTGTTTAATACTGAGGATGAGTTTGCAAAGGAGTTAACAGAGGACTTACAAGCAATTTCAAAAGATAAGCATTTAAGAGTGATGTTCGAATCCGAAGATAAAAGAGTAGCAGCTGAAAATAACGTTGGTGAGTTTGAGAGAAGGGCAAAAATTCATAACTATGGCTTTTATAAAATTGAAAGATTACAAGGTAATATAGGTTATATCGATTTACGTAACTTTTATCATCCAACTCAAGCTGGAGAAACAGCTGTTCACGCTATGAATCTAATCAAAGATACAGAAGTACTTATCTTTGATTTGCGCAAAAATGGTGGTGGTTCACCAGAAATGATTGCACTAATTTCTAGTTATTTATTTGATGAAAAGGTCCACTTAAATAGCTTTTACTTCCGTCCAACAGATACGACGAGTGAATCGTGGACAGATCCAGAAGTTCAAGGGTCACATTACAGTAACAAGCCAGTTTATATCTTAACAAGTAATTATACTTTCTCAGCGGCAGAAGAATTTACGTATAACTTAAAAAATTTAAACCGTGCCACAGTAGTTGGAGAAATTACTGGAGGGGGAGCTCATCCTGGTGGTATTCAGCCAATTACTAACTATTTTGAAGCCTTTATACCAACAGGAAGAGCGATTAACCCGATTACAAACACCAATTGGGAAGGCACAGGTGTTGATCCACACATCCTAATGGATAAAGAAGAAGCATACGAATACGCCTACAAAAAAACCTTAGAATATGTAAAAGCTAAATACAATGATGTACCTGGCTATTCTTTTTTACTAAAAGAGATTGAACAAGTTTTATAA
- a CDS encoding TIGR02206 family membrane protein, which yields MFSVNEMRTFEMFSIPHIAFLLFFFVICFVLISYRDYLKPYQPIIKWTLFGILVLSEVSQQIWIVATNQWEIGNLPLHLCSVSTFMAIFLFLKPSKKVFYFLFFTGMLPPILSMVTPELVHQFPHFRFLKYFFHHATITWAVFYFIVYEGYRLPKKAIWTGLILLNIIAIPIFIINQLLDTNFFYLANPTESKTILSFFGSGIMYYINLEIAALIVFFITYLPMGMLMKREREYE from the coding sequence ATGTTTTCGGTAAACGAAATGCGAACCTTTGAGATGTTTTCGATTCCCCATATCGCTTTTTTACTTTTCTTTTTCGTCATATGCTTTGTCCTTATTAGTTATAGAGATTATTTAAAACCATACCAACCGATCATCAAGTGGACACTATTTGGCATACTGGTGTTAAGTGAAGTTTCACAACAAATCTGGATAGTAGCGACAAACCAATGGGAAATTGGTAATCTGCCTTTACACCTTTGTTCGGTAAGTACGTTTATGGCCATTTTCTTGTTTCTGAAGCCTAGTAAAAAGGTATTCTATTTCCTGTTCTTCACTGGGATGCTTCCACCGATTTTAAGTATGGTTACGCCTGAACTGGTTCATCAATTTCCTCATTTTCGTTTTCTAAAATACTTCTTCCATCATGCAACAATTACGTGGGCTGTCTTTTATTTCATCGTCTATGAGGGGTATCGCCTCCCGAAGAAAGCCATCTGGACCGGCCTCATTCTGCTTAATATAATTGCCATTCCAATTTTCATCATTAATCAACTGCTCGACACTAACTTCTTTTACCTAGCAAATCCTACAGAATCCAAAACAATCCTATCCTTCTTTGGATCAGGCATTATGTATTATATTAATCTCGAAATTGCGGCACTTATTGTCTTTTTCATTACGTATCTTCCAATGGGGATGTTAATGAAGCGGGAACGAGAATATGAGTAA
- a CDS encoding DNA-3-methyladenine glycosylase 2 family protein has protein sequence MKEKVELLSKNDPVLGQFIEIIGVLELTKRNDHYLSLVNSIIGQQLSVKAAGTIFNRFVELTNHEITPEIVLGLSEDQMREIGISRPKISYMKDLSQKVVDKEINLDSLQELGNDEAILALTTVKGIGKWTAEMFLIFSLGRENVLSHLDVGLHRGAKWLYDSEDGKSTLIEKSENWDPYQSLASLYLWEVVNRGFVTQYASFTEYQKNI, from the coding sequence ATGAAAGAAAAGGTAGAGCTTTTAAGTAAAAACGACCCGGTTCTCGGTCAGTTTATAGAAATCATTGGTGTATTAGAACTAACGAAACGTAACGACCATTATTTGTCACTGGTTAATTCTATCATCGGTCAACAACTTTCTGTAAAGGCTGCCGGTACGATTTTCAATCGCTTTGTGGAATTAACCAATCATGAGATTACACCGGAAATAGTACTTGGACTATCTGAAGATCAAATGAGGGAAATAGGTATCTCAAGACCAAAGATTAGTTATATGAAAGATTTATCACAAAAGGTTGTAGACAAAGAAATTAACTTAGATTCTCTTCAAGAGCTTGGTAATGATGAAGCCATTCTCGCTTTAACCACGGTTAAAGGCATTGGAAAATGGACAGCAGAAATGTTTTTAATCTTTTCTCTCGGTCGGGAAAATGTCCTTTCCCACTTAGATGTCGGTTTACATCGTGGTGCAAAATGGTTGTACGACAGTGAAGATGGTAAAAGTACACTTATTGAAAAGAGCGAGAACTGGGACCCCTATCAATCACTAGCTTCTCTCTATTTATGGGAAGTCGTTAACAGGGGCTTTGTAACGCAATACGCTTCATTTACGGAGTATCAGAAGAATATATGA
- a CDS encoding ABC transporter permease translates to MINLVHNEMIKITRKKRLFIVLAIVAVLVSLFTYAQMKEVKSLQERLGTTDWRTQLQQEIINTQNRLSSNSISEEWRKYIKIRLSQQQYYLDHDINPTAPGAPSFMRMFIENSIDLFLPLMIMVIAADLVSSEASGGTIKLLLTRPVKRWKILMSKYLAMMLSVSFIVLGVGIVSYLISGIILGYGGWTMPVLTGFLVRGEELITDNVHLIPQWQYLLMQFGLAWFVCMVVGTLTFMLSVLIRSTAAVMGIMLAALISGAILSNMVSSWESAKYFFMVNLKLTDYVRGMAPPIEGMNLGFSMTVLLVWALVGLIVSFAVFTKRDVY, encoded by the coding sequence TTGATTAACTTAGTACATAACGAAATGATTAAAATAACAAGAAAAAAACGATTGTTTATTGTGCTTGCAATCGTTGCTGTCCTTGTTTCACTTTTTACCTATGCACAAATGAAGGAAGTAAAATCACTTCAAGAACGATTAGGAACGACGGATTGGCGAACACAGCTACAACAGGAAATCATTAATACGCAAAACCGTCTTAGTTCAAACAGTATTTCAGAGGAATGGAGAAAATATATAAAGATACGCTTAAGTCAACAGCAGTATTATTTGGATCATGATATCAATCCTACTGCACCTGGTGCGCCTTCTTTTATGAGGATGTTTATTGAAAATTCAATCGACTTGTTTCTTCCATTAATGATCATGGTTATTGCCGCAGACCTTGTTTCCTCAGAAGCAAGTGGGGGAACAATCAAACTACTTCTAACACGGCCAGTTAAGAGATGGAAAATTCTTATGAGCAAATATTTGGCCATGATGCTGTCTGTGTCGTTTATTGTGCTCGGTGTTGGGATAGTATCCTATCTCATCTCGGGGATTATCCTAGGGTATGGTGGATGGACTATGCCAGTATTAACTGGGTTCTTGGTTCGGGGGGAGGAACTAATTACAGATAATGTTCATTTGATTCCACAATGGCAGTACCTACTCATGCAGTTTGGACTAGCCTGGTTTGTGTGTATGGTCGTTGGCACACTAACATTTATGCTATCGGTGCTAATTCGAAGTACCGCAGCTGTCATGGGGATTATGCTCGCTGCCCTCATATCAGGAGCTATATTATCAAATATGGTATCTTCATGGGAATCAGCAAAATACTTCTTCATGGTTAATCTGAAACTGACAGACTATGTTCGAGGAATGGCACCACCAATCGAAGGAATGAATTTAGGATTCTCGATGACTGTACTCTTAGTATGGGCGTTAGTTGGGTTGATTGTCTCATTTGCAGTGTTTACAAAAAGGGACGTGTATTAA
- a CDS encoding sporulation protein — translation MKKTVLSIVVAGALLVSGPLASSAEHTTAAKKTYETRYALTVNNSTNWDSFINSLLKKYYAQYYQTQPKVEQPTQPVEEPSKETTQPQPTAPKAEQPVQESPVVQQPVQQPVQQQPKETTNETTNQATYALSQYEQQVVSLTNNEREKYGLQPLKIDLKLSEVARLKSSDMKKNGYFSHTSPTYGSPFDMMKQFGVQYRAAGENIAMGQRSPQEVVNAWMNSEGHRKNILSSNFTHIGVGHVEGNYWTQMFIGK, via the coding sequence ATGAAAAAGACAGTATTATCAATCGTTGTAGCAGGAGCTTTATTAGTGTCAGGGCCACTAGCTAGTTCTGCAGAACACACAACTGCAGCAAAGAAAACCTATGAAACTCGTTATGCTCTAACTGTTAACAACTCAACAAATTGGGATAGCTTTATTAATAGTTTATTAAAAAAATACTATGCTCAATACTATCAAACTCAACCAAAAGTAGAGCAACCTACACAACCAGTTGAGGAACCATCAAAGGAAACAACTCAACCTCAACCAACAGCACCAAAAGCAGAACAACCAGTACAAGAAAGTCCAGTGGTGCAGCAACCAGTACAACAACCAGTACAGCAGCAACCTAAAGAAACAACAAATGAAACAACAAATCAGGCTACGTATGCTTTAAGTCAGTATGAGCAACAAGTCGTTTCATTAACAAATAATGAACGTGAAAAATACGGTTTACAGCCTCTTAAGATTGACTTGAAATTAAGTGAAGTTGCTAGACTTAAGTCTTCTGATATGAAAAAAAATGGGTATTTCTCACATACGAGCCCTACCTACGGATCACCGTTTGATATGATGAAACAGTTTGGCGTGCAATATCGTGCAGCAGGTGAAAATATTGCAATGGGTCAGCGCTCACCTCAAGAAGTGGTAAATGCGTGGATGAACAGTGAAGGTCATCGTAAAAACATCTTAAGTTCAAACTTCACTCACATTGGAGTTGGACATGTTGAGGGGAATTATTGGACACAGATGTTTATTGGGAAGTAA